The Miscanthus floridulus cultivar M001 chromosome 6, ASM1932011v1, whole genome shotgun sequence genomic interval CGGTAGTCCGTTGGCCTCAGTCGGCGTCGTGGTCGTGCCAGCACAGGAGCATGGAGACGCACCTGACGAGGATGTACAACCTCGTCTTGTGCTGCTTCAGCACGGCGTTGCAGCGGCCAGCGAGGCCGCCCACCGgcttctgccgccgccgccggccgtacGCCGAGCACACGGCGGAGCGATGGACAGAGGCCGAGATCGACTCCATGGACGACACCCTAGCCAGCTAGTTGATGGTGGCCAAGCAAGAGATGCGCGGCAGAATGGTTTGCCGCAATTTGCAGGTGCAGAAGAGAATGTGGAATGATGTTGTTAGATTGGTTGAGCGCCGGACGGAGAGTGGCTGGGATGCCGGTGGTTAAATAGATAGGGTCGGGCCGTCCGGGGCCCGTTCACGCCTGGTGCCCGGTGGCGTGCATTGGCAGTTCTGCCCTCGCCCCTCGGCAAGAGCAAGCACCACCCTCCATAGTAGGAGGTTGGGAACAAGGGCAGGGATGCCAATCCAGTCGTGCAGACCGAGCCAGATCGGTCAAACATGCATGGCCGAGCCCACACGCCCACTCAGCCAGCCACCACACGACACGACGCGTGCAATGCATGGCCGCCCGCTCGGCCCCATCGGCGCTCGCTCGCTCCATCTCAATCTCGCCCACGCGAGCACGCACTCGAGCGCGGCGCTCTCTCAAGGTCCAGGccaccgccatcgccgccgcaCGCACCAGCATGATGCATGCGTTGCGCACAGTGACTGACGACGCATCAGATCGgccggccccgccgccgcgccACGCACAGCTAGCCTCGCCTAGCCAAACGCACGCGCACGGgcacgcatgcatgcacgcgCTGACGCGCGCGGGGCGGGGCTCCATCCGCcgcctcgtcgtcgtcttcctccggCACACCACGTTCCCTTCTCCTTATCGCCTGGCCGCGCCCACACGCGCGTACGCTAGCTAGGGCCTAGGGGGGCCGCCGCGTGCCCGCGCGTCCTGCCAATCTGCCTGCCTGCCCTGTTTCGACTTCGCTCGACAGCGCCAGCCGCCAGGTTACAGGAACCGGATTGGAGGGCCGGCGGAATGAGAGAGATGGACGTGGACCTGTGTCCATGTCCATCTACCTAAAAAAGTCGCATGATTTGGCATGATTATTGGCCCGTCGGTCATGAGCTAGATAGGCCCAGCGGCACGTGAAATCGGGCCCGTCGCACGCGCACGGACAGATGGAGATAGGTCTCTCCAATTCTTGACCAGATTCAGCTCTCCTCGATGCCTCAGTGTccaccaccaggcaccagcagcccCAGCTGAACTGTGGTTTTCTTTTCAAAGATCCACCAGCTGATTTGTGAAAACTGAAAAGAAAATCTAGTGTCTGATTTGCTTGTTCTTGTCCCTGCGCATTTAAGCAAAGTAACCAACGCACTGTTATGCAGTCAGTCAATCACACAAGCCTGAGCTCAGTCGTTAATACTAGTGCAGATCCAGTAATTTCAGGCTAGCGTGGGCTGTGTACGTCACTCTATTGTATTACTGcctcctttcaaaaaaaaaaacaattctagGTCTTGTAAGTCAAACTAAAGTTAGGTAAAAAACATTATCAGTAGATATGACTTCAAATAgatatattataaaaaaaatgTGATGAtcaatttaatgatacttatttagtatgataaatattgatttttatatatatataaatctgATCAAACTTTAAATCATTTGACTCAATGCTGTTCTAAAATTGCATGCTTTTTTCCGGCGCCACAAACTTGGGTTGCTTATTGCAGCGAGTAGTACCATAGGTGTATCGTGTATCAGTGTTTGTCCAGGGAGGGTCAGCGCCCAAACTACTTCTGTCACCACCCCCCTGGAGCCCACAAAGTGCGAGTTGTAATCAAACTATTCTCTCTTAGTACAAAAACACGTAAATCTTTTACGTGATCGAGACAAAAAAAATTGCATGCTTTTTGGGATTAAAGAGGTATGTTAAAGATTATTTTGTTTGTCTTTAAAAATATCTTAGAGATCGATTCCAGGCTGCCGAAACAGGAAAGAGTCGAGGGAGCAACAGTAAAGTGATCAGTTTAGCATAGCTGTACGTGTACTGTCTGCCTCCTGCACAGTATCATCATCAGAGCAAACCAAGAAAAGGAACAATAATTGGAGACGTTCTTCTTCTCTCTACGGGGAATTGGGGATGCAAGGGCAAGCAACAGTTGACAGTGCAGCTTTCATGGTGCAATGAAAAGAATGGATAAGCTTTCTGCAGCTTAATCATGTGTGGGAGCATCAGGTTGTTGGATCTGCATTTGTGCTAGTATGATTCACTCTAAATAAACGTGAGGAATTAGGAAATGTGGGTTCATATTTCACGGATTGATGTGCTCTCTTTTTCATCATGGATAGATCTGTCCGTGCACTTACAGTAACGCAGTCACTATTGCCTCGCTGTTACAGAGACCTGCATGCATACATCTTTGGAATAGAAGGAAACTGTACCTTGCAGACATGTAGTACCAATTATCTAGCATATATACATGAATCTATGCAATGTACAAGATTAACCATTACGGGAGCTGCAGGGGTGCCAGCTGATCAGGTAACATTTTATATACAAGGAGACAGTCACCAGGCAACTTCTAACAGCAAGGAGGTTAGCAACATAGCATCAACCACCAACGCAGTGGGGTCATCTTAGGTGGCCACCACCAGCACCCAGCAGACATGGTTTCTACGCCAAAATGTTTCAGCCAAGAACAATACTGAACACACTGCTCTGCACTGCAGGCAGAAAATACTATATTGGCAATATGAAACAAGTCCATCAGGAAAAAAAGGACTTGTTGGACCATACAGTGTGTAACATTCCTACTTGTAGTTTGTTATATGTTCATCAGTTTAATTAGTCCGCATCAACCTCTTCATGCTCATGGGAGAGGCCAAGAGAGCAGAGAGCAGCTACCGTTGTGACTCGACGTCATTGCCTACTCTGTTGGCGTTGTCAGGACCCACAGAGCCATTCTCTGGATTACTTGTTGTTGATCCCCCTATCTCGGCCTTGCAAAGAGGGCACAACGCGTTTATCTGGAGCCATTTATCTATGCATTCCATGTGGAAGACATGTGCACAGGGAAGTTCACGCAGATCTTCATTGTTTGAGAACTTTGACAAGCAGATGCAGCAAATCTGCAGATCCCCAATAATTAAATTTGTTACAAATGTGTAATAGGCAGCATGATATATGAAAAGGAATATGGGAGAGAGCTCACAGCATCTTCTGCAGAAATAATTCGCTCCTTGTCAGTTCCAGACGCCAAGACTCCAccaccatcttctcccacatccccatcatgaacccttttcGATTGGAACTTGTACGCCACCAAAGTATTGATTGCCTCCGTGGTAGCGCCTCTGTTCAGATCCAAATCCTCATGGACGCCCAGAATGGATATTATACAGGGCAGGCAGCAGCATATCATTGTACATAAAATGAAAGGCAGGGCGTAGCCAATGAAGCCGAACGCAAGAAATACTATACAGATCCTGAAAATGTtaacaaacaaaagataaaacATCTAAG includes:
- the LOC136457603 gene encoding E3 ubiquitin-protein ligase At1g12760-like isoform X2, with protein sequence MEQEMPPQSSSERNISETNSYAAVSSPRTSEAVDSANSTGVSRINLPLASPRFYAMVACFKLMLDCFFAVWFVVGNVWIFGSRSSAHDAPNLYRICIVFLAFGFIGYALPFILCTMICCCLPCIISILGVHEDLDLNRGATTEAINTLVAYKFQSKRVHDGDVGEDGGGVLASGTDKERIISAEDAICCICLSKFSNNEDLRELPCAHVFHMECIDKWLQINALCPLCKAEIGGSTTSNPENGSVGPDNANRVGNDVESQR